CTAATTTACCAGTTGGTTCTAGGTAAATTGTTGTGTTGTACatgaaaatgaaattattttagaGGGCGAAgtgcaattttgttttttttttcaacggaTAAGATTCGAATAAGAGAATCTAATTCAACGGTGgttcatatgtgatgaaatcTAACTTTGTCACAACTTGAACTTTTTTAGATTCAAAGGTTCATAACAAAATATTTAAGATATCACGTCCAAAAATCAACTTAAGAAAAGTtagcacaaaaaaaattatcatataatcaaattactacataaataaatatatatagcccACATAAGGTCTGAAAGAAATAATCCTTCATTgtgagagattttttttataaagccCTAAAATCTTGTCGAAGCTCTAGAATAGACTATATCCATTATTTTGCAACTCTATATAGAGCCGCTCGCTAGAAATGCTTTTAAGATATGCGTGTTCTGATCCGAACAAGGGTACGGTAAACCAACATAAAATAAGTTTAGTTGACTTTTAAAATCTTTGACTTTTTCTTggtcaaaaccaaaccgaacaaGGGTACGGTAAACCAAGCTGAATCCGTCATCAATTTTGGTGGTAAATTCCCGCGTGAGAGTGGCAATGCGGCATTTTTATCgttaggaaggaagaaggaagaaggaagaaggaagaaggaggaagacgACGGCGTTTTGGTGATCGAGAGAGCAGAAATGGCGAAGGGCCTGCAACAACTACAGGGACAAAACCTGCCACCGGATGTGGCCCATGTTGTCGATCAGCTGGAACGCCACTGCTTGGCTCCCGATGGTTCCCTCGGCTCCAAATCCGCATATTACGACCTCCAActcgtactctctctctctctctgcatttCCCTGCCCTTTTTGGATTCTGAGAAAATGTCGAATTTTGCAGGCCAGGGAGGCAATGTGCGGGGAAAGAATCCGTTACTTGGAAGCCATGGTAATTGAATTCTGCTTATTTCGgggtttgttttcttttcgAATTGTCGAAATTCAACTGGTTATTCTTATTTGACAGTGAATTTAAATTTAAGAGCTCTGATGTAGGCAATTTATGGCGAGGCAATTGCAATGGTGGAGGAGTATCAACAGGGATTGAAGCATTCTTCTGAGGCTGAGGTTCTTTATTTCACACTTTGAATTATCTTTATATGTTAAGTTTATTGGTTTTCAAATATGAGAGGCCCTCAAAACCGAAGCATCGATATCTTAAGCGTTCGGTTAACTTGCTGGGGACTCCACACTACAATGTTTGGTGTGTAGAATCAAAGGGTGGATAATACGGTTGCCAATTTGACACCTTGCATCGGAATTAGGAGTTTTATGTTTCTCTTCTACTTGTTCCATTTGAAGAAGAAACTGGTAGAATATAAAAGCGTCGTTAATATTATATGGGAATGTTAAACAATATTTAAGTAACTATGAAATGTTACCGGTTAAGAATTAGTATTCTGTGGAAGGTGTTCGTTCTTTTATTTATGGATTATCTGAACAGAACAGATACATACAACGATGATGCTCAAATGTAGTGTGCCCTTGGTATTTTGTTCTGCACATGAGCCATTTAAGTAGTCTGAAACTGATGAGTGTAGGATCTTCATGATGTATCAGCTGTACGAGACATTAGAGCATCGTATGATTGTTGCAGAAGCGGCCCAAAGGTCTAGGCTTCCTCTTGTCTCAAAAGATGGTGAAGTTCATGAGGAAGAGATTGAAAAATGCAGTATAATGTCACGGAGTTCCCTTGACAGTACTTGTACCGGTGTTACAATCAGCTCAAGTTCCAACTCCACAAATTATACAGCAAGCAACAGTCTTTCTTGTAGTGCTACTGATATTGTGGAACCTGGACTTGGTGGTGTACCCAATCGCTTTCTTGGAATTACACCTGCTTATTTATGGCAGACACAGCTCCAGCAATCTCCCTTTTGTTTGGTATGATGTCACTATGGTTCTAGCATGCAAACAGTTGTCGTTCTATTTTCATTATTCATTTATATCTACGCTTTTCTTTCTATGGCTGCATCTGAACATCTTTTCTTGTTGAATCTGTTAATTTTGCTATATATAATTCGTTAATATGAAGAAATAACCTTGGTAGATCTGCCCCTTATTAATGGAATCATTGAGATACATCTGTGATGTCTCAACTCCAGGATATGAAAGAATACCAGTTGTGTCTTTCCCGTGAGATTGAGGCTCGGTTGGAAGAAAAATGTGACAAGTTAGCTGATGCATTAGTAATTGATGACattggtctctctctctctctctctctctctcgctctctctctcaaatgtAATTTTGTCAATATGTTGTTCCAAGTtccaagtcattttcatttccACCTTATTCATTATGGAAAAGGATACCCACATTGAATCTTACCAATGCAATCTTTGATCATATGATAGGGGTCCATGGGCTGATCAAGCTTACGATTATCTTGAAAATATAATACACTAAGGCTCATTTGGTAACTAGGATTGCATTGGAGTGGATAACTCATAAAATTCATGGTACATTGAAGGTGGAGGTAAatgatttcttttattttggagGGCATTAGAAGCGGGAATAGACATGAAGGAAACTTATCCACTCTAATTTTACCATTTTGTCGGGATTGGAAGGGATAAGTTCCCTTTATGTCTAATCCCCTCAAAATGAAAAACCATTCACCTCTACCTCCAACATACCGTGAATTTTTATGAGTTATCCACTCCAATCCAATCCTAGTCAGTAAACGAGCCCTGAACAATTTTTGTCGAAGTGGATAATGCATACTGATATACTTAGCCCGTAATTAAGACAAATGCTATAACCATTATGCAATTCATATATAGTACACAATGGTTATACACAGAATTCATACCACTGCTTGGTTGCTGCAGATTCATCACCCCTGCATGAAACTTCAAGTTCTCAGCTTCCAGAAAGGTTTGGATTACTCTCCTTAAGCAAGTTTTATCTTGATACAATCCCCTTTCACATGGAGCAAGATTCTTTCTACCGATGTTTGGCAGTTTTATTTGACATGTAATCTAGTATATAACAGTGACTAGCTGTCATCAAACATGAAGGATTTTCCATTTCTTAAGATCATTGACAGCCTCATTTTTGACACCACTAACTCTAATTATTGCAAGTGATTagaattttcaattattttctgcACCGCTCTCAAGTGTAGTGCACCCATAAACCACTGCTTTTTGGTGCTTATATAAATTTCTAGAACTACTGTTCTAAATGATTATGTGACGCTGTGATCTAATGTTAATTCAACTTCTCATGATTGTATCAGGGTAAAGTTGATAACTGAGGAGATAGAAAGGGAGGAAGAAGCTTTGCAGGAAGATCTATATTCTGCAGATAGAAAATTTTCTGAATACTATAAcgtatgaaaataaaatatatatgttttcGTTCCCGAAATCTATACTGGCTAATTTTGTCTGTGAGGTTTTGTGACAAAGTGTTTTTGCGCGCACTAGGTCTTAGAGCAGATACTGGGAGTTCTCGTCAAGTTGATCAAAGATTTGAAATTGCACCATCAACACAATTATGTAAGCTTCTAACGTTTGTGATGGTTAATGTGATTTCAGCAATTAGATTTCCGGATACGCACTAACATTTTTGTAAGCATCCTTTACGTACGATTCTGCTTTTCTTGTTATTGAGCATTCTGCAACGTTTATTGTAAACAACGCTTTATAGGATGAACTACAAAAAACATGGCTGTGCAAAAGGTGTGTGACCATGAGCGCAAAACTGAGGTTCGTGGTTTTCTGTATATGGTTTTCAAACAGAGAAACTAAAGTAGTGACTGCTGGCTGGATATATTAGTCGATCTACATGATGAGTATAATATTCCCGATCATATTTCAGGAAACTGGAGTATGCTATCGTTGGTCAAACGTATACTAAGGAATCTGTACCAGCCCTGCATAAAATTAGGTACTTATCGATTACGTTGTAGAAAGTATGTGCAGCTTAATAGTTCAAGTTTCTTTGAATCATTTTGTTCATTACAGGAAGTATCTTACTGATGCTACGGAAGAAGCTTCGGTTACATATAATAAAGCGGTCTGTTCTTCTAATTCTCATCTGTTTCTCTTTCGTATCATCCTCCGACGTGGTTCTTGATCATGAACTGATGTTTCATCGTTTTTTTTACCAGGTTACACGCCTTCATGAGTATCAGGGTGTCGATCCTCACTTCGATCAAATTGCAAGGCGGTACCGTGATATTGTAAAGGTAAAAAATAGCAATGCTCTGAGTTGTACATTTATCTGGTTCCTCTGATGAAATCTCTGAGAACAACATTGCCATACAGAAACTGGAAAACATGAATTGGACGATCCACCAAGTTGAAATGGACCTGAAACGCCTCCCGGATCATCCGAACGCCTAGAACCGGCATGTTTCTTTCCCGGTTTTATTGACTTGAATTTTACTATTTGTTCACATCGGTTCAAACCCAATGTGTTCGAATAAACATTGTCTGatccaaatttttgtttttttccaatcCAATGCCTGATTGGCGTACAAAAGTAACTAGTACTCGGGGTTTTTTTCCccaaataattatattttcacCCATAGATCCCTCCAACTCGAACCTTTTTTGGGCTTATAAACAGCTTTAGTGAATTAGATGAATGAATTATggcaatgataaaaaaattaacatgaacGAATACGGATAAGTATAAGGGCCACAAGAAGGCATTAGATTCATGAATTGAAAAGATCAAGTACATACAATCAGTCATATATGATCTCTTTTTTCAACAAACGGGATAGAACAGGTTCGCTGTCACGTGGGATCCCGATCCAATAAAACATTGTCGTGTTGAAAACCTTACGCATGCCATTGTTTCATTGGAATGGGACATCACAATGGTAGTGCACCCGTTCCATATAAGTCTTTCTCGATAATCATTATAAAGCGGTGAGTTCTTATGACAATATAGAATCAATCGTCTTCTCTTTCCGGAGGAGGACCACATGGCAAAAGCATTTTCTgcacaacaaagaaaaaaaatcaattcaaaaATCATAAAGACAAGTATAACGGTTCGAAAAGTTACAACAAAACGCACGCGCATGTGCCACATAAACCAAATAGTTGAGTGGGATCAACTTGGCTTCTTGTTAACACAAACTAACAAGgtccaattcattaactcagGCATACATCAAAAGCAGCTTCAGGTCAAGAGAAACTTTAACTTTTAGAGTTATTGGTATCTAGTTCAGTTCGATAGTCTTGAGAATCTCCATTTGAGTTCCTCTTTTTTATGTTTATGGTCTTTCTCGAGGCGCTGCCTACCTACAAGGCAAGATCAATTGAACCTTCACCTTAAACAGCGTCCAGTCCAAACACAGTCTTGCTCCTATAGCTCTCCTCTCTGGTTGCGCGTTCAACAACTAAAACCTTAACACTGCGCTCCGAGGCCACTTTTGACGCCTCCGGACAACCCTCGCTGCTTCGCCATAGAGTTAGGTAGGCCTCCACAAGCTGCTAAAAGAAAATTCCATCAAAGGTGAAACCCTTACTTTGAGGGCCTTGCCTCATGATTTTCTTGGCAAGCATTTGGTTGCTGACGGGTCCTCAAACCTTAGAAGGCATATCAGGCACCAATTTTtgacataatttaattttatatgttCATTCCAAAGAACTAATAGCACTCCACTCCTTCAAGAGTTCTATATCATGATCTAGCAGATAACACATGATTCAATAATAGGTTGCAATCACTTCTGCCATGAAATCAGTGAAGGACAACC
This window of the Malus domestica chromosome 03, GDT2T_hap1 genome carries:
- the LOC103428653 gene encoding AUGMIN subunit 4-like isoform X2; this translates as MAKGLQQLQGQNLPPDVAHVVDQLERHCLAPDGSLGSKSAYYDLQLAREAMCGERIRYLEAMAIYGEAIAMVEEYQQGLKHSSEAELYETLEHRMIVAEAAQRSRLPLVSKDGEVHEEEIEKCSIMSRSSLDSTCTGVTISSSSNSTNYTASNSLSCSATDIVEPGLGGVPNRFLGITPAYLWQTQLQQSPFCLDMKEYQLCLSREIEARLEEKCDKLADALVIDDIDSSPLHETSSSQLPERVKLITEEIEREEEALQEDLYSADRKFSEYYNVLEQILGVLVKLIKDLKLHHQHNYDELQKTWLCKRCVTMSAKLRKLEYAIVGQTYTKESVPALHKIRKYLTDATEEASVTYNKAVTRLHEYQGVDPHFDQIARRYRDIVKKLENMNWTIHQVEMDLKRLPDHPNA
- the LOC103428653 gene encoding AUGMIN subunit 4-like isoform X1, which gives rise to MWPMLSISWNATAWLPMVPSAPNPHITTSNSYSLSLSAFPCPFWILRKCRILQAREAMCGERIRYLEAMAIYGEAIAMVEEYQQGLKHSSEAELYETLEHRMIVAEAAQRSRLPLVSKDGEVHEEEIEKCSIMSRSSLDSTCTGVTISSSSNSTNYTASNSLSCSATDIVEPGLGGVPNRFLGITPAYLWQTQLQQSPFCLDMKEYQLCLSREIEARLEEKCDKLADALVIDDIDSSPLHETSSSQLPERVKLITEEIEREEEALQEDLYSADRKFSEYYNVLEQILGVLVKLIKDLKLHHQHNYDELQKTWLCKRCVTMSAKLRKLEYAIVGQTYTKESVPALHKIRKYLTDATEEASVTYNKAVTRLHEYQGVDPHFDQIARRYRDIVKKLENMNWTIHQVEMDLKRLPDHPNA